The following proteins are encoded in a genomic region of Dialister hominis:
- a CDS encoding ABC transporter substrate-binding protein — protein sequence MSPKKICTLLVSAALCFALAGCATSGTSSEKGSIQYKYEEHTVTMKAQPKRVVTLTAPLLNMAYSVGGTSVARPVTTSPIPPEAESLPIIGTIQHINMETLVGMKPDFVIGEKSHDAKLESLLQSNKIPYILINYDGIKDNVPLLEFMGQVYGKEDAAKKIVADYNNKMSDIEKKASAKTPARVAVLRATGKSITAETPESICASMVELLKMNNVVVSHKNINLTGKTVPYSLEQLTADDPDIIFVVTMGNADEINKKMDEDMRSNPAWNHLKAVENHKVFFLPSDLFLLNPGVRTPEAMEKLYDLAYNG from the coding sequence ATGTCTCCAAAAAAGATTTGCACGCTTCTTGTATCGGCTGCACTCTGTTTCGCTCTTGCAGGATGTGCAACTTCAGGTACATCCTCTGAGAAGGGTTCCATTCAATACAAATATGAGGAGCATACGGTAACAATGAAAGCCCAGCCGAAGAGAGTCGTCACGCTGACCGCTCCCCTGCTGAACATGGCTTATAGTGTCGGCGGCACTTCTGTTGCAAGACCTGTAACCACAAGCCCGATTCCTCCTGAGGCAGAATCTCTCCCAATCATCGGCACTATCCAGCATATCAATATGGAAACCTTGGTGGGAATGAAGCCGGACTTTGTTATCGGCGAGAAAAGTCATGATGCAAAACTTGAATCGCTGCTTCAAAGCAACAAGATTCCCTATATCCTGATTAATTATGATGGAATCAAGGATAACGTTCCTTTGCTGGAATTTATGGGACAGGTTTATGGCAAGGAAGATGCCGCAAAAAAGATTGTAGCTGATTATAATAACAAGATGTCTGATATAGAAAAAAAGGCATCTGCAAAGACACCAGCCAGAGTCGCCGTATTAAGAGCTACCGGCAAATCAATTACTGCCGAAACTCCTGAATCGATTTGTGCATCTATGGTAGAATTGCTGAAAATGAACAATGTCGTCGTTTCCCATAAGAATATTAATCTGACTGGGAAAACCGTTCCTTATTCTCTTGAACAGCTGACTGCAGACGACCCGGATATCATCTTTGTTGTGACGATGGGAAATGCTGATGAAATCAACAAGAAGATGGATGAAGACATGCGTTCAAATCCTGCATGGAATCATTTGAAAGCTGTAGAAAATCATAAGGTCTTCTTCCTCCCCTCGGATCTCTTTCTGCTAAATCCTGGTGTAAGAACACCAGAAGCCATGGAGAAGCTGTATGATCTGGCCTATAACGGCTAA
- a CDS encoding sirohydrochlorin cobaltochelatase yields the protein MKKGVRRMVVASMAALCALGASFSTSAYELNPEVKDVTPALREASTVGVWTSENPAMKNAPNKDAILVMTFGTTFKDTRAKTIDAVEKAIQEANPGVPVYEAYTSHIIIDRVKAKEGIQKLTPEEAFAKLKADGYTRVAVVSLDVIPGMEYSYDSIITKMQANNFKKLSLAMPLMYFQGTEGEPDQIVEFLNALKSQIPKMGPHEATLIMAHGTPHPGNAYYSVIQDRLQQLGMNNVFVYSVEGRPNLEDVIPKLKAGGYTTVTLMPIMMVAGDHANNDMAGSDPDSHKSILEKDGFTVKTYIHGLGENKNVRQIYVNRAEEALSALQK from the coding sequence ATGAAAAAAGGAGTTAGACGTATGGTGGTTGCCTCTATGGCTGCACTTTGTGCATTGGGTGCCAGTTTTTCGACAAGTGCCTATGAATTGAATCCGGAAGTCAAGGATGTTACACCAGCTCTTCGCGAAGCATCTACCGTAGGTGTTTGGACATCTGAAAACCCCGCAATGAAGAATGCGCCAAACAAAGATGCCATTCTCGTAATGACATTTGGCACAACATTTAAAGACACTCGTGCCAAAACCATTGATGCAGTAGAAAAAGCCATTCAGGAAGCCAATCCCGGGGTACCTGTATATGAAGCTTATACCTCCCATATCATCATCGATCGAGTCAAGGCAAAGGAAGGAATTCAGAAGTTAACGCCTGAGGAAGCGTTTGCTAAACTGAAAGCAGACGGATATACACGTGTTGCCGTCGTTTCTCTCGATGTTATTCCTGGCATGGAATACAGCTATGACTCTATCATTACCAAGATGCAGGCTAATAACTTCAAGAAACTTTCTCTTGCAATGCCTCTTATGTATTTCCAGGGCACCGAAGGTGAACCAGATCAGATCGTAGAATTCTTAAATGCTCTCAAGAGCCAAATTCCGAAAATGGGACCGCATGAAGCTACCTTGATTATGGCTCATGGCACCCCGCATCCGGGCAATGCTTACTATTCTGTTATTCAGGATCGTCTGCAGCAGCTCGGTATGAATAATGTGTTCGTATACTCCGTAGAAGGCCGTCCGAATCTTGAAGATGTCATCCCGAAGCTGAAAGCTGGCGGTTATACGACAGTTACCCTGATGCCAATCATGATGGTCGCTGGTGATCATGCAAATAATGATATGGCTGGCAGTGATCCGGATTCTCATAAGAGCATCCTTGAAAAAGACGGATTTACTGTAAAGACTTACATCCATGGACTTGGTGAAAACAAGAATGTCCGTCAGATCTATGTGAACAGAGCTGAAGAAGCGCTGTCCGCACTGCAGAAATAA
- a CDS encoding rod shape-determining protein — protein MKAFSALTNKLGIDLGSSQVRIFRDDRVVLEESSVAVVDNINGRVLGFGTDALIRYHEEPENHYLAWPVKNGSIADYNIAKSMLRYFINKALHHSVSRPSVMIAVPCETSSVARHALVDALMHAGARQVYLIASPAAAAIGADFNLENSSTILSMVIGRDVTNVGLYCCGGIVSQVGDAFGGHNIDVGICQYLQDKYNVLIGIEQAEKLKSEVISLTRGGNQDTFTIRGRRISDGVEVVIELSLEELSPVMKKIMKPVLSSVKRAIAEATPDMAGDLLKNGLLLSGGSALLSGLKDWLSFELGIPVLVPDNPADIISEGCLKAFDKQKHLSLLIENGEKYYGGA, from the coding sequence ATGAAAGCATTTTCCGCATTAACGAATAAATTAGGAATCGATCTGGGCTCCTCTCAAGTCCGTATTTTTCGTGATGACAGAGTGGTATTAGAAGAATCCAGCGTTGCCGTAGTGGATAACATCAACGGCAGAGTTCTGGGATTTGGCACAGACGCATTGATCCGATACCATGAAGAGCCAGAAAATCATTACTTGGCATGGCCTGTAAAAAACGGTTCTATTGCTGATTATAACATTGCAAAATCAATGCTGCGCTATTTTATCAATAAGGCGCTTCATCATTCGGTCAGCCGTCCATCCGTAATGATAGCGGTTCCCTGTGAGACAAGTTCGGTAGCAAGGCATGCATTAGTGGACGCCTTGATGCATGCAGGCGCGAGGCAGGTTTATTTAATCGCCTCTCCGGCTGCAGCAGCTATCGGGGCTGATTTCAATCTTGAGAATTCCTCGACGATTTTATCCATGGTCATAGGCCGGGATGTTACAAATGTCGGATTATATTGCTGCGGCGGCATCGTCTCTCAGGTGGGAGATGCCTTTGGCGGACATAATATTGATGTTGGAATCTGTCAGTATCTTCAGGATAAATATAATGTCCTGATAGGAATAGAGCAGGCTGAAAAATTAAAGAGTGAAGTGATTTCTTTAACCCGCGGAGGGAATCAGGATACTTTTACCATACGAGGCAGAAGGATCAGTGATGGGGTAGAAGTTGTCATCGAACTGTCCCTCGAAGAGCTGAGCCCTGTTATGAAAAAAATCATGAAGCCTGTCTTATCGTCTGTTAAAAGGGCTATAGCAGAAGCAACACCGGATATGGCAGGCGATCTGCTGAAGAATGGCCTGCTCCTTTCTGGCGGCAGCGCACTATTGTCCGGATTAAAGGACTGGCTTTCTTTTGAATTGGGGATTCCTGTGCTCGTTCCGGATAATCCCGCAGATATTATTTCAGAAGGCTGCCTGAAAGCTTTTGACAAGCAGAAACATCTTTCTCTCTTGATAGAGAATGGTGAAAAATATTATGGAGGCGCTTAA
- the mreC gene encoding rod shape-determining protein MreC has product MIFFDRKKIVFAILLFIFAGACGWFWRHREYIPFVSQPLSTGAAPFEYGVSRAAWNTRDGLGILSQVLNNWKELDSLKKENESLKAEQSGYSEILAENIRLRSLLQFKQGYKQYNMLGASVITRDYGGWTQTMVIDRGEDSGLKKYMPVIVPPGLVGFISEVYENSARVQLLLDPRTTVGGIVERPASRVVSMVSGNSGSPDKLAFINLAREADVLKGDVIITSGYGGVYPKGLVIGTVSNVDVDTIGGSQVAYITPAADFSHLEEVFVITDQVQKTAPGSITANAPKREPPMNPNKVQAGEK; this is encoded by the coding sequence GTGATATTTTTTGATAGGAAGAAGATAGTATTTGCCATTCTTCTTTTTATATTTGCAGGAGCTTGCGGCTGGTTCTGGAGGCACAGAGAATATATTCCCTTTGTTTCCCAGCCTCTTTCCACCGGAGCAGCACCCTTTGAATATGGGGTAAGCCGCGCAGCCTGGAATACAAGAGATGGATTGGGAATCCTTTCTCAGGTTCTGAATAACTGGAAAGAATTGGATTCTCTTAAAAAAGAAAACGAGAGCCTGAAAGCTGAACAGTCAGGTTATAGTGAAATATTGGCTGAAAACATAAGGCTCAGGAGTCTCTTGCAATTCAAGCAGGGTTATAAGCAGTACAATATGCTTGGAGCATCAGTCATTACGAGAGATTATGGCGGATGGACACAGACCATGGTGATTGACCGCGGAGAAGACAGCGGTTTAAAGAAGTATATGCCGGTTATTGTTCCGCCCGGTCTGGTCGGATTCATCAGCGAAGTCTATGAAAATTCAGCCCGTGTTCAGCTTCTTCTTGATCCAAGGACTACAGTTGGCGGCATTGTAGAGAGACCGGCTTCCCGTGTCGTTTCTATGGTATCGGGAAACAGCGGCAGTCCTGACAAGCTTGCCTTTATAAATCTCGCAAGAGAGGCAGATGTCCTAAAGGGTGATGTTATCATCACTTCGGGCTATGGCGGAGTTTATCCGAAGGGTCTGGTTATTGGAACAGTTTCTAATGTTGATGTGGATACGATAGGCGGAAGCCAGGTCGCATATATAACGCCGGCTGCTGATTTTTCTCATTTAGAAGAGGTATTCGTTATTACGGATCAAGTACAAAAAACAGCACCCGGGAGTATTACGGCTAATGCACCTAAGCGTGAACCGCCAATGAACCCCAACAAGGTGCAGGCAGGTGAGAAATAA
- the mreD gene encoding rod shape-determining protein MreD has product MSSFSITIFILVVIFIQASFAPMLFHGLVQPDLILTSIAIAALLFDKRKAFAIAMAGGLIQDIIIGNFFGLHLLPYLLITALLVRFGRGRYTRHWYISLLAVVMATIVYLLFSSLILWWGGSHYLSYSYFLSLGIPLTFLNGLSSIILYNLLWRMKRESEPKW; this is encoded by the coding sequence ATGAGTTCTTTTTCGATAACGATTTTCATACTTGTCGTTATTTTTATTCAGGCTTCATTTGCTCCAATGCTTTTTCATGGATTGGTCCAGCCGGATCTGATCCTGACCAGTATTGCCATTGCAGCACTTCTTTTTGATAAAAGGAAAGCTTTTGCCATAGCAATGGCCGGCGGGCTCATTCAGGACATTATCATTGGCAACTTTTTTGGCCTTCATTTACTGCCATACTTATTGATAACAGCGCTTCTGGTCAGATTTGGAAGAGGAAGATATACACGCCACTGGTATATATCTTTGCTTGCTGTTGTTATGGCAACGATTGTGTACTTGCTGTTCTCCAGTTTGATTTTGTGGTGGGGAGGAAGTCATTATCTTTCCTATTCCTACTTCTTGAGTCTAGGTATTCCGCTGACTTTCTTAAATGGTCTTTCGTCTATAATCCTTTATAATTTATTGTGGAGGATGAAGCGTGAAAGTGAGCCCAAATGGTGA
- the mrdA gene encoding penicillin-binding protein 2 — protein MTSLLKNKEESRYARMIYAAIILLFILSARLFYMQVVEGSYYKEEADGNRIRSIPVQATRGVMYDRNGVILAGSRPAYSVIMPVDRKGNTLSDDELQKLSVLLKMPVADLKKKIEDNKRAFGAIYLANDVGVDVATQIEEKKDDFPGIQIEVNPLRVYPLGAAGAQVLGYVGEAGPDDKDADGNPYTTATLIGRAGIERKYNQYLEGKNGSKTIEVNASGQPVGYVGGTPAVSGNNIRLTLDANLQKAAEDAIDSQVKILAKSGIYATGASAVAIDPNSGAVLAMVSEPSYDPNRFSKGISTADWNQIINNKNHPMQNRTIASMYPPGSLFKVVTGAAALEAKVMSPTERIFDSGKHWLVDKRNAQGEAFGWIDFYEALEKSDNVYFYEMGRRLGIDKLSQMAREFGLGKPTGIDLAGEADGNVASEEYKKKVFDQDWYLGETMDAAIGQSYTLTTPIQMAMVYSSIANGGFKYQPYLVNRIDKLDGSPLKIYSPKRVGSLPVSKATLDDIHTGLRMVMSKDGTGGMLFHDYPVSIAGKSGTAETNGLDNGWFVAYAPFDKPEIVVLCMFEHSGFGADSAAPVVKEIMDAYFHFGKYAKSAASKDSGTGGKS, from the coding sequence TTGACAAGCTTATTAAAAAATAAAGAAGAATCCAGATATGCCCGGATGATTTATGCTGCAATCATTCTCTTGTTCATATTGTCAGCCAGATTATTTTACATGCAGGTGGTCGAGGGCAGTTACTATAAAGAAGAAGCAGATGGAAACAGAATCCGCAGTATTCCTGTTCAGGCTACCCGCGGAGTCATGTATGACAGGAACGGAGTCATTCTGGCAGGTTCAAGGCCTGCATACAGCGTCATCATGCCTGTTGACAGGAAGGGAAATACCTTAAGTGATGACGAACTGCAGAAATTATCAGTCCTGCTAAAAATGCCTGTTGCTGATCTGAAGAAAAAGATAGAAGACAATAAGAGAGCTTTTGGTGCTATTTATCTTGCCAATGATGTCGGCGTAGATGTAGCAACACAGATTGAAGAAAAGAAAGATGATTTCCCGGGAATTCAGATCGAGGTCAATCCTCTTAGAGTGTATCCTTTAGGAGCGGCTGGAGCGCAGGTACTTGGATACGTTGGTGAAGCCGGTCCGGATGATAAGGATGCTGATGGAAATCCATATACAACAGCAACTTTGATCGGAAGAGCCGGAATCGAAAGGAAATACAACCAATACCTTGAAGGGAAAAACGGATCAAAAACAATTGAAGTCAATGCTTCGGGGCAACCGGTCGGTTATGTCGGCGGTACACCTGCCGTTTCCGGAAACAATATCCGATTGACACTTGATGCCAACCTGCAGAAAGCTGCAGAGGATGCGATTGATTCCCAGGTCAAGATTCTGGCGAAATCAGGTATTTATGCAACGGGAGCTTCTGCTGTAGCGATTGATCCTAACAGCGGCGCGGTACTGGCTATGGTCAGCGAACCAAGTTATGATCCGAACCGCTTCAGCAAAGGAATTTCAACTGCTGACTGGAATCAGATTATTAATAATAAAAATCATCCTATGCAGAACCGTACCATTGCATCCATGTATCCTCCCGGATCCCTGTTCAAGGTCGTTACGGGGGCGGCTGCGCTGGAAGCAAAAGTCATGTCGCCGACAGAGAGGATTTTTGACAGCGGCAAGCACTGGCTTGTAGATAAAAGGAATGCGCAGGGCGAAGCCTTTGGGTGGATTGATTTTTATGAAGCCCTGGAAAAATCAGATAATGTGTATTTCTATGAAATGGGCCGCCGCCTTGGAATCGATAAGTTATCCCAGATGGCGCGCGAGTTTGGATTAGGCAAGCCAACTGGGATAGATCTTGCTGGTGAAGCTGACGGAAACGTTGCCAGTGAAGAGTATAAAAAGAAAGTCTTTGATCAGGACTGGTATCTGGGCGAAACAATGGATGCTGCTATAGGGCAAAGTTATACATTGACTACGCCAATCCAGATGGCCATGGTCTATTCGTCCATTGCAAACGGCGGCTTCAAATATCAGCCGTATCTTGTAAACCGTATTGATAAGCTGGATGGTTCTCCTTTAAAGATTTATTCTCCTAAGCGTGTCGGATCGCTTCCTGTATCCAAAGCAACTTTGGACGATATCCACACTGGTTTAAGGATGGTTATGTCCAAAGACGGTACCGGCGGGATGCTGTTCCATGACTATCCGGTAAGCATTGCCGGGAAGTCGGGAACCGCAGAAACGAATGGTCTGGATAATGGCTGGTTTGTAGCATATGCTCCATTTGACAAACCGGAAATTGTCGTTTTATGTATGTTTGAACACAGCGGATTTGGTGCAGATTCTGCAGCACCAGTGGTTAAGGAAATCATGGATGCATACTTCCATTTTGGAAAATATGCTAAGTCAGCTGCATCTAAGGATTCCGGGACAGGAGGTAAATCCTAA
- a CDS encoding AAA family ATPase, whose product MAKVLSIASGKGGVGKTLLTASLGIVMAHKGYRVLLIDGDMGLRNMDLILGLENECFYNILDLAEGRCFMNDVKLSVSKNLDFIPAAQAETWDEIFPAAISVILDDAGDDYDFILLDCPAGVGSGIQFAADVSDKFMIVVAPSWASRRTADQAAQMIKPKVDFSYVMNQFSFSNQNQASFQEMLETIDSEYFGGVIPFSVEAARLAGHGNLKDLKLNGPFGKAVDYVYRSVIEGKEFPLSVWSKLIRGCDNEADEILNKSAGLVPVINKPGLSWNSGSQFYKWRRRR is encoded by the coding sequence ATGGCTAAAGTCTTATCTATAGCTTCCGGAAAGGGCGGGGTAGGCAAGACGCTTTTGACAGCCTCATTGGGGATAGTCATGGCCCATAAAGGTTACAGAGTCCTGCTCATAGATGGAGACATGGGCTTAAGAAACATGGATTTGATTCTTGGTTTGGAAAATGAATGCTTCTATAATATTTTAGATTTGGCTGAAGGCAGATGCTTCATGAATGATGTAAAGCTTTCTGTCAGCAAAAATCTTGACTTTATTCCCGCAGCACAGGCAGAAACATGGGATGAAATATTCCCTGCAGCTATCAGTGTCATACTTGATGATGCCGGCGATGATTATGATTTCATCTTATTGGACTGCCCTGCAGGAGTAGGGAGCGGAATTCAGTTCGCAGCAGATGTTTCAGATAAGTTTATGATCGTTGTGGCTCCTTCGTGGGCATCCAGACGGACGGCTGACCAGGCCGCTCAAATGATTAAGCCCAAAGTTGATTTCTCTTATGTGATGAATCAATTTTCGTTCTCCAATCAGAATCAGGCATCCTTTCAGGAAATGCTCGAAACGATCGATTCGGAGTATTTCGGTGGAGTGATTCCTTTTTCTGTAGAAGCAGCTCGTCTTGCAGGTCATGGAAATCTGAAGGATTTAAAGCTGAACGGGCCTTTTGGAAAAGCGGTTGATTACGTATACAGATCAGTCATTGAAGGGAAGGAATTTCCGTTAAGTGTCTGGTCAAAGCTTATCCGGGGCTGTGACAATGAAGCTGATGAGATCTTGAATAAGAGCGCTGGTTTGGTTCCTGTTATTAACAAGCCTGGGCTTTCCTGGAACTCAGGAAGCCAGTTTTACAAATGGCGGAGAAGGAGATGA
- the rodA gene encoding rod shape-determining protein RodA: MNLIHYWRRIDSTLLLTVLGLGIICLLIIASATHANIPDYPGRYDFVMKQGVFLVGGICIAAGTLYFDYRKLYRLVPALYIINAVMLLIVKFAGTSALGAQRWIQIGPFTLQPSEFAKLIMIICLARLLSTNHTGFKTWKSLIPVAGMMFLPTILIFIQPDLGTSLVFAAIAFGMLYICGLRMELVKRALIALVVMFPVIWFFVLHSYQKMRILVLFNPSVDPYGSGYHVIQSKISIGSGGFLGQGLFEGTQSQLNFLPENHTDFIFSVIGEELGFIGAIFVIFLYFVLLYRTIMISRSSGDSFGSLLACGIFSMWLFQVFINVGMTLGIMPVTGIPLPFMSYGGSALVMNLLCVGILMNIYLRRKKLMFD, from the coding sequence TTGAATTTGATTCATTATTGGCGCCGTATTGACAGTACGCTTTTATTGACGGTTCTTGGACTGGGCATCATCTGCCTTTTGATCATTGCAAGTGCTACACATGCAAATATTCCTGATTATCCCGGCAGATATGATTTTGTTATGAAACAAGGCGTTTTTCTTGTAGGCGGAATCTGTATTGCCGCAGGAACGCTTTATTTCGACTACAGGAAATTATATAGATTGGTTCCTGCATTATATATCATTAATGCAGTCATGCTTTTAATCGTAAAATTTGCCGGAACAAGTGCCCTGGGGGCGCAGCGCTGGATCCAGATCGGACCTTTTACACTTCAGCCTTCAGAATTTGCCAAGCTGATCATGATTATCTGTCTGGCCCGCCTGCTTTCTACCAACCATACAGGGTTTAAAACATGGAAGAGTCTGATTCCGGTTGCCGGCATGATGTTTTTGCCGACAATACTGATATTTATCCAGCCGGATCTGGGAACGAGTCTCGTCTTTGCCGCGATTGCTTTCGGCATGCTTTACATTTGCGGACTCCGGATGGAGCTTGTAAAAAGAGCGCTCATTGCGTTAGTTGTCATGTTTCCGGTAATTTGGTTCTTCGTTCTTCACAGCTATCAGAAGATGAGAATTCTGGTTCTTTTCAATCCAAGTGTTGACCCGTACGGATCTGGTTACCATGTCATCCAGTCCAAAATATCTATCGGTAGCGGCGGATTTTTGGGACAGGGACTTTTTGAAGGGACGCAAAGCCAGCTGAACTTCCTCCCGGAAAATCATACGGATTTTATTTTCTCTGTTATTGGGGAAGAGCTTGGATTTATCGGTGCCATCTTTGTCATATTCCTGTATTTTGTACTGCTTTACAGAACGATTATGATTTCCCGCTCATCAGGAGATTCCTTTGGCAGCCTTCTGGCATGCGGAATCTTTTCGATGTGGCTGTTTCAGGTATTTATTAATGTGGGAATGACGTTAGGAATCATGCCTGTTACAGGCATTCCTCTGCCCTTTATGAGTTACGGCGGCAGTGCATTAGTTATGAATCTGCTGTGCGTTGGTATTTTGATGAACATTTATTTAAGACGTAAGAAGTTAATGTTTGACTAG
- a CDS encoding TIGR03960 family B12-binding radical SAM protein, with translation MNRVEIDPVWLMHVQKPARYVGGEWNSVMKNHADVDVKVALAFPDVYEVGMSHLGLKIIYSVINSRKDALAERVYTPWVDMEKMMRERNIPLYALESKAPIKDFDVLGLTMPYEMCYTNILNMIDLSGIPVLSKDRTDEDPIVVSGGPCVYNAEPMTDFIDVFFIGESEEAIQEMVEVIKKWKAENKPGGRWEAIHRLAEIKGCYVPSLYETSYYENGIFRAIKPIDPSAQFPVEKRVIKDVDHVIVDDKPILPHIEIVHDRAVLEMFRGCSRGCRFCQAGMIYRPVREKSEEKLQEIADTLIKNTGYNEISLMSLSSADYSCLPELVDHLMDNFKDKRVSVSLPSLRVDSFSVDIAKKVQQVRKSGLTLAPEAGTQRLRDVINKGITEDDIMGACSNAFRNGWDRVKLYFMMGLPTETDEDLKGIADLANRINELYHEIRGKYGCRITVSVASFVPKPFTPFQWMPQCSVEEIERKQKYLKSLFTNRHIKFAYHDARTGYMEAVLARGDRKLNQVILKAWQKGCEYDSWTEFFDFDKWMSCFEECGVDPDQYAARDRDEYEAEPWDHIDCGVTKDYLRKEWKLAQKGILTHDCRHLACNGCAVCPILDVALIDHKEENWNDKAVFIYKQR, from the coding sequence ATGAATCGAGTAGAAATAGATCCAGTTTGGTTAATGCATGTCCAGAAACCAGCCAGATATGTCGGCGGCGAATGGAACAGTGTAATGAAAAATCATGCAGACGTGGATGTAAAGGTCGCTCTCGCGTTTCCTGATGTTTATGAAGTCGGAATGAGCCATTTAGGGCTGAAAATCATTTACAGCGTCATCAACTCCAGAAAAGATGCCCTGGCTGAACGAGTCTATACACCATGGGTTGATATGGAAAAAATGATGAGAGAAAGAAATATACCTCTCTATGCACTGGAATCCAAAGCGCCGATTAAAGACTTTGACGTTCTTGGTCTTACAATGCCCTATGAAATGTGTTACACCAACATCCTCAATATGATCGATCTGTCTGGAATCCCAGTGCTTTCCAAAGACCGCACAGATGAGGATCCTATTGTTGTTTCCGGAGGCCCCTGTGTTTATAATGCTGAGCCGATGACTGATTTTATCGATGTATTTTTTATCGGCGAGTCAGAAGAAGCCATTCAGGAAATGGTTGAAGTCATAAAAAAATGGAAAGCAGAAAATAAACCCGGCGGAAGATGGGAAGCCATTCATAGACTGGCTGAAATCAAGGGATGCTATGTTCCTTCTCTGTATGAAACTTCTTACTACGAAAATGGCATATTCAGAGCCATAAAGCCGATTGATCCATCGGCACAATTTCCTGTTGAAAAGAGAGTCATAAAAGACGTCGATCATGTTATCGTAGACGATAAGCCGATACTTCCTCATATCGAGATTGTCCATGACCGCGCTGTGCTTGAGATGTTCAGAGGCTGCAGCAGAGGCTGCCGTTTCTGTCAGGCGGGCATGATTTACAGGCCGGTCAGAGAAAAGAGTGAGGAAAAGCTCCAGGAAATTGCTGATACTTTGATTAAGAATACCGGATATAATGAAATTTCCTTAATGTCACTGTCCTCGGCAGATTATTCCTGCCTTCCGGAACTGGTCGATCATTTGATGGATAATTTCAAGGACAAGAGAGTCAGCGTAAGCCTTCCGTCCCTGCGTGTCGACAGTTTCTCCGTCGATATTGCCAAAAAGGTGCAGCAGGTCAGGAAGAGCGGTCTTACCTTAGCACCGGAAGCCGGTACACAGAGGCTTCGCGATGTAATTAATAAAGGCATTACCGAAGATGACATCATGGGAGCATGTTCAAACGCATTCAGAAATGGATGGGACCGCGTTAAGCTGTACTTTATGATGGGTCTTCCTACAGAAACTGATGAAGACCTGAAGGGGATTGCTGATTTAGCAAACAGGATCAATGAACTGTATCATGAGATACGCGGCAAGTATGGGTGCAGAATCACTGTCAGCGTTGCAAGCTTTGTACCAAAGCCTTTTACTCCGTTCCAGTGGATGCCTCAGTGTAGCGTAGAAGAAATAGAAAGAAAGCAGAAATATTTAAAGAGCCTGTTTACCAACAGACATATTAAGTTTGCATACCATGACGCACGGACCGGCTATATGGAAGCCGTTCTTGCAAGAGGTGACAGGAAGCTTAATCAGGTTATCCTCAAGGCCTGGCAGAAGGGCTGTGAATATGACAGCTGGACAGAATTCTTTGATTTCGATAAATGGATGTCATGTTTTGAAGAGTGCGGAGTCGATCCGGATCAGTACGCTGCCAGAGACAGGGATGAATATGAAGCTGAACCCTGGGACCATATTGACTGCGGAGTAACAAAAGATTATCTTCGCAAGGAATGGAAGCTTGCACAGAAGGGCATTCTCACACACGACTGCAGGCATCTGGCATGCAATGGCTGTGCAGTCTGCCCGATACTTGACGTAGCATTGATTGATCATAAAGAGGAGAATTGGAATGATAAGGCTGTTTTTATCTATAAGCAAAGGTGA